ACTTGCCTACTAAAGCAATAGAGGTTTGCTCAAGAAGTCGGTCAGACCTATGAAACATTAACAAGCACATTCAAAACAGCAGTCAGAAGATTGCAGCTTTTTGGGACTGTTATGTtgggttcacaccagacacgaaaCATGGAGTCACTTGCTCTGGTTTACTCGGGGGATGCTTTCCCTCACTTGACTTTTTCACTTCAATTATTTGACAGATTCCACGTCATTCATGCTTTGCTGCAATAATCTATTCCCAggtatttatttactgtcatttacTTGCGCAAATACTTATTTCCCCATTTGGTGTGAACTCGGCTTTAGGTGGATCCAGCAGCACAAACCTGTCTGACATCTCCTTCCACTTTCTGAGCATTTGACGTGGTCTCATCTGTATGGGCAAGTCCAGCCTGCGGCAGAAGTAGTGAACCATGCCCTGATCCTCCAGGAGTAAAGGTACTCTGTAGATGGAGGACACGTCGTGTATGCAGATCACCTGCTCGGGTTCGACATGGCAAAACATGGAGATCTTCTCTTTTACAGCAGTGTCCAATGGAGTTGAACAACGACAAACAATCtgcaaatgaaatataatattaaataaaaaaaatacctgGATTGAATCTTCTTCAGTGTTATAGAGAATTAAGACTGACCAGATCAGGAGACAGGCCGAGTCCACGAAGCTCTCGGACGCTGTTCTGTGTGGGTTTGGTCTTCTGTTCTCCTGTTGAATTAGGCTAAAAAAGACCAAACTCAAGTAAACAGCGTTTTATCAACATATTCTGAATTAAAAACAAAGTTTGTTTCCTACCTGAGGAACCAGACTGACATGGATGTTACAAAAGTTCTCCCGTTTCACTTTGAACTGAAACTGTCTGAAAGCTTCGATGAAAGGCATACTCTCAATATCTCCAACTGTACCTCCAAGCTGTGGAGGAAATAAAAGTTGTGGTAAACTTAAACTGAACATAGACTGAATATGGACACAGTGCACTTCCACAGAAAGTTGGCTGTCAGATACACATAAGTTATAGCAACAGCTCACAATAGTCTAACAACATTGGGTGTGTTAATGAAATATAATGGAAATAATAACATGTATATCAGTATATTAGATCTGtgaaacagcattttttaaatgttgtatatacatttatacatttggcAGGTGCTTTTATTCCTAATGACttcattgcattaaaaatatttttatcagtTCTTGCTTTCCCTGGGAATTGAATATTTGGGTGTTAATATTGTTGCTACAATGTGCATAATTTAGCACATTCTTTCTATAGTAGTCTTTTGCATTAAATAGTCTTGATAGCATTAAATCAACTATTTCCAATAAATAGCAAACACAAAATGGATATACCTCAATGACACAGACTTCAGGTTCAATACCATCATCGTCCACTGAGACCTTGGCCTGCCGCATAACCCATTCCTGTATAGCATCAGTTATATGTGGTACCActgaaaaaattaatgaaaagatttttattttaacataattttcCTTTATATTTTTTGCACATGGTTCTTTTAAAATTTCCAATCATATAATCCTAAAAAACGTTTGCAATTGTATACATTAAAAttgtaaagttttaaatattgacaattacctaaaaaaaactaataggCAAATTATAATGTAAATCATGTTACATTAAAGACTGAAGAAAACATTGTTTTGCTGCAACATGAATAAATTACctcttaaaatatatacagtttttttaattcttcTAATTCTAATAGTAGTTAAAGTAATAGTAGAGCCCTTAAATATTTTACCAAACCCAAAACATTTAAACTGTAAtctacactcaacggccactttattaggtacaccttactagtatcggctTGGACCCtattttgccctcagaactgccttaatcctttgtggtatagattcaacaaggtactggaaatatttctcaaatattgtgttccatattgacatgatagcatcacatagttgctgcagctgcacattcatgatgcaaatttatttgagttactgttgcctttatatgagctggaaccagtctggcaattctcctctgacctcggcatcaacaaggtatttgtgctcacagaactgccgctcactggatattttctcttttttggaccattcgctgtaaaccctaaagatggttgtgcgtgaaaatcccagaagatcagcagtttctgaaatactcggaccagcccgtctggcaccaacaaccatgccatgttcaaagtcactcaaatcacctttcttcctcattctgatgctcggtttaaactgcagcaaatCGGCTTGAACATGTCTACAAGTTGCTgcgatgtgattggctgattagaaatttggttaatgagcagttagacaggtgtacctaataaaatggccgatGAGTGTGTGTTACAGTATGGTTATATAGACACAGTTAAATGTAATCTTAATATCTGCAAAACAACTTATACAACatgcacaaaaataattattttaacatattttatgttcaaacgcaaaaaaaaaaaaatcctggatcCTCATGCAACAATtcctatttattttcaaacatcttTATTGCATAATTCACCTTGTACAGTTTTGCCCAAGTAATCCCCTCTCCTCTCTTTGTTTATAACAGACTGATAGATCTTCCCTGTCGTCAGATTGTTGTCTCTGGTTAGCCGGATGTCCAAAAAACGTTCATAATTTCCTAAATCCAAGTCAACCTCCCCGCCATCATCCAACACAAACACCTCACCTGTCAAACAAAGAGATAAAAACAAACGACAGCTGTCAGTGCCATTAATGTGCTATGTCGCTCTCTATATATACAGTCAGCTAAAATAAGAAGTTGATATTTCTGTATTGTCAACATGACTGCAAGTAAACTGCTTCAGATTACTTACCATGCTCATACGGAGAGAACGTGCCAGCATCAATGTTGATGTAGGGGTCGATTTTGATGGAAGTGACATGCAGACCACATGATTTGAGAATAGTGCCCACACTGCTGGCGATGATGCCTTTACCAATGCCAGAAATCACTCCCCCTGTCACCAGTATGTACTTCATTATACAACAACACCTATCAATGTAAGAAAGACAGTGATTTACTTCAACAATTATGTAATTCATTGTAAATAATTGATCACAAACATCCACCgaacaatataataaatatgtcTGTGTCAATAACGTCTGATTTTTTTGTCAACTACATTACAATTATTTCTAGGGATAAACAGATTACACTTTTTTACAAACCGTTACAAGTCATATAATTTGTGTACTTGCCGATACCAAGTACCGATTCCGATActacttaaatttaatttcaattaaagTGCAATTACTTTGAAAGGAAGTTTTAGTTCGTGCCTGTAGCAAGAATGAACACAAAAATCTTTAACAGAAGGCAGTTTCAaaccaaaaatatacacacattgcTGATAACCCTGCAAATCAATAGACCTTATCAATTACCGATTAAGCATTGGATATTTAAAGGATAAGTTATACTTGCGCTGACATGTGTCCACGACTTCACACATTACATATTCAATTGGTGCAGTTTACGTTAACTTATGGAGTCACTCTCTTGACATTGCATATTGGGGACACATAAAACCCTGTTATGTGCAGTTCTTTCTTATATTCCTGTGTACTGCCATTAATCTGCGGGTCAGGTAATCAAAACGTAGGCTACACGATGCTTAATTATGAGAGGGTCACGGATGGATAAGATCAATAGTTGGTCATGTAAACTTAAACTACTTTCTCTAAAAAATTAAGATGATTTAATCGATTTTATCTTGACAGACTGCCTGCAGTGATGTTTAGCTCTAGgcacttttatttagcctgtaatctactattgaccttattcttcaatgcgaaagtgtgctcgtttttgcgattgtttcagaacttccgattcagttgcctatgggagaaatgactaggaataataaatggcaaaaatggtcaaactacttgctctacaaacaagtgtttgcatgacacTACAAACCAAGTagaagtttgcaacatcaagcagcataacaagctgttttgacgtctaaaaataaatggaagtgaatgagacctgaAGTCTCGAGCAAAAACGATTCAAATGGTTGCGCCCGCTCGTACgtaaagaataaggtgaatataaaagtttagatttattttatttattttttacatataatgTTCCGTTACTtaaaatttcacaatttttttttatatttatagtttatatataaaataagcgGTAGCTTGTTTCGAgttatcattatgcaaggatcatattgcATATTCAGTTTATTCTTCAGAAGGCTTTTGatttgttaataatgtattttataaacagattttttataaggactatatattaatatataatacattaattaatacaataaGAGGTTGAAGTCGAGTAGGACAACAAATCACATCCGCATAATGAAATACAGTTGAGAGGTATCGGTGCGTGGTATTGGCATTTTGTGTATGATACAAGTACTAGTATTTTAGCCAAGTATCGACCCGATACCGAAACTGGTATTGGAGCATCCCTAATTATTTCTGCATATCTTGTACGATAAACAAGCcaatttatgaaataaataaaaaaacatttcaatttcAAAATACGTAAGTGGTGTGTAGCTGTCAAagtattgtaaataataatattcataattcacaaattaaatgtttattttcatcaaataaaattattacattgtGTTAGTGTCAGTCTTGTCTACAAACCATAAACactatggctgcacaatatatcgtttcagcatcgatatcgcaatgtgatcattcgcaattgTCACATTGCGAGTATATGCAATTTTGAGTTTGCATTATGAttcattatttgcatgtgttttttgatgcctgtgattgtataatgaccttaaaagcattcaggcataagacaTTGCACCATTTATGACTTTAAcaacaattaattttaaatgaattgtttttatttttatcattcagttactgtactcgAGTACTGTTACACAATAAAATACTTCTTCAATTGTAacttttcttgattgtatttataaattgttggGCATAAAAAAACTCACATGAAAATACAGAAATCCACTGCAAATAGCAGAAACGTACATAGATACCCCAAAACGTATAtagtttattagattttttgaaGATGTACTTCCACTGCAGAAGCATCCCAATCGTTCTAGCATTATAAATTcattccaaatagagatatttaaGTTATCAGGTGACATTGTATTAATATTGCAATAAATATCGCAAAATAAAAATTATCACAATGCTAGATTTGTCTaatattttgcagccctaataaacacatttatattatttattaatatttataaacattaaaatattaatttaagcttATAACCCTTATAACCTCTAGACATTTATagcttaaatatttatattttttaatatataaatacatgtttGGAAACTGACATACTACAATAAATCTTTATAAACCCAATTATTTTTCATGGTTTACACCTGTCTTTGAACAATGTATCTAAAGTGATCAATCactgtcataaataaataaatcaataaatgcatTTCTGGCAGGAAAACAAACAGGCCATAATAGCAATTAACATTATGTACActtatataatatttacatatttatttataatggccattttaCATTCTGCAACACCCAAGCAGATAATGTTCAGAGGACAAACTGTAACGTTAAACCTACGATGACCTTGTAAACAATAGCAAAATACGCCGAAAAACGTCGTCCACCATAGCATATACAATGTACATTCACGAATAATCCCAGCGTTTCATATTGTTTCTAATAGAGCCCACTTTTAAACACATTAGGGGACCCCCATACATTACATAACATTGCAGTGAACTCCATGTTAGAGCAAGTGATTCAAGAGGCGCAATGAAAGCTGACATGGAACATAAACTAAGCCTTTAACTATACCTGAAACTGCTCCGTTCCGATATGTAAAAACCTGAGATTAAAAACGTCAGCCGCTTCAGTATAGACGAGCCATCTTGAAGACACGTTTGTTTTGGGTGTCAGCGATATGCGGTAAAGCGCCAAAACAACACGTGCTGTGAGATCCGATACTTAACTCTAGCTTTGCCACTCTGCATAACATTGAGTGAATGACGGATATAACCAACTGAACACATTATGGAAGCTATTTATGTGATGCATTGCCATACTTTATCGAATAATTTCAGTAGCAATTGCATGACATACATTTTTAATGCGTGTGGGTAAGTTACATtccttaaataaaatatgttaaatggAGGCGTGGGCTCACGTTGCTGTGTTTGCACgtctgggaaaaaaaataaataaggtcaTTGCCACTTTTTTATCTGATTATTAAGACTAGTTCTTAGTTTATGaggatatttatattataaatgcaactaaaatataaatttgaagATATATTTCCTTATTTGTTATATTGTAGTAGCTGATATATTTATTTGGACATTAATTGACATgtttagaatttttattattcatttggaATTATTAGTTTAGAGATAATtcaacatttaaaacaattattctAATAAATTTTATTGGAATTATTCTAATCATTTTATATGGTATattcaaaacatttatattatttttttaatgatcataatttcaattaatatttaatccacactttgtatttattttgttaaaatgtgtCTAATTatcttaataaaaatatttaatattcatttcaatttaataaaataattattatttgcaCAGGCATGCCATGTTCTGTCCATCTAAGCAGATTTCTATTTAATATTCCCAAAATCTATAAATTAATACACATTTAGAGGTTAAAAAAATGTcacaaataaagaaatgaataggCTTATCTTGTAATTAAGCACAAATCTTAATAAATTCAAGACGGACACTCGTTTGTTTCTacttcacactttacaataaggttgaatTACTTATTCACTAACctaaactaataatgaacaacttttacagcatttataaattaaaaatagattaaaatttactaataaaCTCTCAAattattgtttgtttacattagtAGGTAATtcactgtgagttaacataaaCAACTTttactaacaataaacaactttaaTATCATTAACTAACCTTAAAAAGAttaatagttttttatatataattagttGTCTATGTTAGTAAATAGACCTAAATTACAGGCCTACAACTATATTGTAAATTGTTACCAGTAATCTTAATCGCACAAAACTGACATATTTACATAAACTTCCTTTACACAACAGTGGATGAAAGTTAACACCTGCTATAAGCAAATTTAATGGCACAAAAATAAATGGTTGACAAATGGGGAAATGGGAAAACATCTACTAGAATGGCAAAACTAGGGCATAAAGTTTCTATGATTACGATAAGCAGTATCTGACGTCACGTCGCGCGGGAGAaggatatttgaaaaaataaaacatttgacatTTTGGCGCTTGACGCCTTTCATTGTTTTTATCCTATCTTTATCTAATTCGGCCGATGAAATGTATAGCTAACAATAAAGATATGCTAATTTTGCTAATTTTGTAGCTAATTCAgctttttattatagttttttttatagtgGAATTGGGTGTACAGGCAAAACACAGACAAAGTGCGAACGAACTGGTtaacatataatatattattctatattatgtATCAagggtttcctcaaggtgctccggtttaaGTTAAAcgagccgtagtgtatgtgtgtgaataggtgTATTGAATAgatgttgggttgcggctgaagggcatttgctgcgttaaacatatgctggataagttggcgcttcattccgctgtggcgacccctgattaataatgggactaaaccgaaaagaaaatgaatgattatgccaTTATTATTGATATGATTACCACACGTGAATCCATTTATTtaaatccactagatggcgccatAATGACGTCACAATGACTGGAGATGCAAGTCAAAAACAAACTGATAGACGTTGATACTTATTGACAGTTTAACATGAAAGGTTACATAAACATGCTGAGTCATAAACCATCCTGTTTTCAGTGCTGGTTGCAGGTTGTTTTTCTTCTATCTAATTTTGAACAGCAACATATGATGGAGACCAATTGAACACATCAAAGTATCAAACACATCAAAGCCTTTTATTTTCAGGTATCCCTGTTTCTATATAATATCTGTCTTGTCTTTGAAACATGGTAGTTGATCAATCAACCTAGAAATCAATGATAATATAATGATTAGTATTCGTCATTTAGACTGACTGTATCTCCAGTGCTTTCCTCCTAAAGTGTATGGTCTGAATGAATAATTCAGAGGCTGTAATTCATGTAATCCTTCATCAGCATTTCTGTCAATaacggagtgtgtgtgtgtgtgtatcctgtCGACAGCTGCGTTTAGTCTGATTGTTATTTCTCTAATTATAGCTCAGTGTCTCTTCTCCTGTAAGGTGTGTCTGTCACACAGGACTTACATAAGCACTGGAGGTAATTATGCCAGAACAAACTGCACTTGCAGAGCTCCTTCATTCATAATGAGACTCACACGTAGAGCTGTTTACATTATGTAAGatcacatctatctatctatctatctatctatctatctatctatctatctatctatctatctatctatctatctatctatctatctatctatctatctatctatctatctatctatctatctatctatctatctatctgtctgtctgtctgtctgtctgtctgtctgtctgtctgtctgtctgtctttctgtctgtctgtctgtctgtatgcaggcaggtgcacacatagggctcaacctgtgcagtgcacatgccatttttagtcttggatagaaagtgcctttccaaaatgatcaaaagtgcccccgcgacgcaacacaccctcggtcccgcccttcagtaggcgtgcgacaacactgctcttgagtaagcgcgcaacaacacagctgatcagaacgcgcgcgataacacagctgatcagatttatcctgcacatgccctttggacggtctctgcacgggcctgtctgtatgtctgtctgtctgtctgtctgtctttctgtccgtccgtccgtccgtccgtccgtccgtccatcgatccatccatccatccatctatccaaacaTCCATGCATCtgtcaatgcagtgatgtctaactttactgtagttttcaaatggctgtgaaaataatactgtatatagtgctgtcttgagcattttcaggaagtgtagagggccagagtgggactccttttcagccctgaagtttcaagccttagaccggcccagtgcaggactgactatattaaaataacgtaatttccaattcagtttctaatgacgcTATCAtttctttttcaaggaaacagctgctttggaacttcaaatgtttttcataaatatgagaacattaaagggtggctaaatctccaacactattctttaaaaacaTCATACAcatcctttcctgcaatatctgagtATATATTCTGTggaaaattctttatagatatccagtcctttgtaacacaaaaaaataaataaataaataaaataaaatatgtacacctattatattatatgtcttagcacaaaaaaaaaaaaattaactcagGTGAGGTTTGAACTCAGGTCAGCATAATCATAATGCAACATGCTGatcactggaccacaatggcttaatcgttttttctcccctttttagattcctgatcattcaatcattcattttcttgtcagcttagtcccattattaatcagtggtcgccacagcggaatgaaccgccaacttatccagcaagtttttacgcagcggatgctctttcagccgcaacccatctctgggaaacatccacacacacattcaccaaCACACtccgggcaatttagcctacccaattcacctgtactgcatgtctttggactgtgggggaaaccggagcacccggaggaaacacacgaaggcagggagaacatacaaactccacacagaaacgccaactgagccaaggttcgaaccagcgacccagcgaccttcttgctgtgaggcatcagcactacctactgcgccactgcctcgcctgatcatgttagatttattaatgtagtgaatcatctgattttcattgggCAGGtgtaattttcattattttaataattcgaattcttatattcactaaggtgctgctGTTTGGGGTCAAATGATGCATGCATCAATGATGaatgcaggctgcattttgttcatggggctgcgagaaaataaataaaaagagcggagttgtggcaaaataatgaataaaaagagtgaggctatggtgaaataaataaataaatgaaagttttAGTGCGACTGCTGAGGGATACCGatcctcgtggccaaaaaacgaaccggcccaccgggaattttcccagtcctcccgattagccaatccgggccagggaagtgtcaccaaaatcagacatttttgcattggaaaacgTACAgagtcataatgaaaacatgacaaagccgtttgactatcttgttcataaacaatggtgtcaggacttttcatcttgatgacactgacactttcattgacatcaatacttgcttttgaggaatgagctatccattttgagcaagtgacacgcttttgcaggttatcaactagattttgcagtttgtactaattgttttgggaaatgcatgaactgttgtgcaaatgtaaatagggTTGTCAGATATGCACCAAAGccattgagaaaaactgtaatgtccTGTAATGTCAATAACATTgcccttagacactggctagacgttgaattttggtcacctgacatcacaacctaaacctaacctaatactaacgtcttatgacattgtgtgcctgctgggcaataactcgatgcactacagaatgttacgtttacacacacacgcacatattacatgtaaacgcaACAGCTTTTTAGactacagtgtaatactcactactcactactcttgagtacttttgaaagagctactttttactcacactttgagcaatatttaaaacagatacttttactctacttgcacttcatttttaggcaagtaatggtacttttacttgtgtatgatttttcagtactctttccaccactgattatCAGCATCAAATATAAAGCATTCTGTTTTTATGTATGTCTTTATTTACCA
This sequence is a window from Danio rerio strain Tuebingen ecotype United States chromosome 16, GRCz12tu, whole genome shotgun sequence. Protein-coding genes within it:
- the ctps1b gene encoding CTP synthase 1b: MKYILVTGGVISGIGKGIIASSVGTILKSCGLHVTSIKIDPYINIDAGTFSPYEHGEVFVLDDGGEVDLDLGNYERFLDIRLTRDNNLTTGKIYQSVINKERRGDYLGKTVQVVPHITDAIQEWVMRQAKVSVDDDGIEPEVCVIELGGTVGDIESMPFIEAFRQFQFKVKRENFCNIHVSLVPQPNSTGEQKTKPTQNSVRELRGLGLSPDLIVCRCSTPLDTAVKEKISMFCHVEPEQVICIHDVSSIYRVPLLLEDQGMVHYFCRRLDLPIQMRPRQMLRKWKEMSDRSDRLLEQTSIALVGKYTKLSDSYASVIKALEHSALAINYKLEVKYIDSAYLEPAALQDEPVKYHEAWQKLCSADGVLVPGGFGVRGTEGKIQAINWARKQKKPFLGVCLGMQLAVCEFARNVLGWEDANSTEFDPETKHPVVIEMPEHNPGQMGGTMRLGKRRTLFKSTPSILRKLYGDAEYVDERHRHRFEVNPELKHHFEDRGFRFVGQDLEGERMEIIELEDHTYFVGVQYHPEFTSRPIKPSPPYFGLLLAASGKLQNYLQKGCRLSPRDAYSDRSGTSSPDSEISEFKFPSLS
- the ctps1b gene encoding CTP synthase 1b isoform X2, whose translation is MKIVFTSEPCPINHCLSYIDRCCCIMKYILVTGGVISGIGKGIIASSVGTILKSCGLHVTSIKIDPYINIDAGTFSPYEHGEVFVLDDGGEVDLDLGNYERFLDIRLTRDNNLTTGKIYQSVINKERRGDYLGKTVQVVPHITDAIQEWVMRQAKVSVDDDGIEPEVCVIELGGTVGDIESMPFIEAFRQFQFKVKRENFCNIHVSLVPQPNSTGEQKTKPTQNSVRELRGLGLSPDLIVCRCSTPLDTAVKEKISMFCHVEPEQVICIHDVSSIYRVPLLLEDQGMVHYFCRRLDLPIQMRPRQMLRKWKEMSDRSDRLLEQTSIALVGKYTKLSDSYASVIKALEHSALAINYKLEVKYIDSAYLEPAALQDEPVKYHEAWQKLCSADGVLVPGGFGVRGTEGKIQAINWARKQKKPFLGVCLGMQLAVCEFARNVLGWEDANSTEFDPETKHPVVIEMPEHNPGQMGGTMRLGKRRTLFKSTPSILRKLYGDAEYVDERHRHRFEVNPELKHHFEDRGFRFVGQDLEGERMEIIELEDHTYFVGVQYHPEFTSRPIKPSPPYFGLLLAASGKLQNYLQKGCRLSPRDAYSDRSGTSSPDSEISEFKFPSLS